The genomic interval caatgacaataaagagaagaggaagtGGACGGAccgtagagaagtataataGCAGCGTTTAacgagacttctagaaattataaaaacaaaacccaacgagataataaactctaaaaactatacaATCCAACTTTTATAGATTCCAAGAAAAATGAATAGAAAccgtggtagatcgagcaagcaaataaaaaatgagATGACATAAGTAAGGGATaacaactggtgtgacttttagaactataaaattagaaaacacggggatgataaggtttggttttttaaaatcttaagacaacgagatagctatttaataaatttgaagtaaaatctgattaaaaatatataattttgtatgtgtgctagccgcgcaattacgCGGGTCACCCAGCTAGTTAAACTTTAAAGCTTACACTACAATTAATTTTGATAATTCTCCCTCGCAAAAAAATGATAATTCTTTTTATCTCAGTTTATTTTCCAAGTagtttttaagtaaaaaaaatataaaagttttacacatttttttcctaataaGCGCCATGACTCGTAATCAACAAATGATGAAATTGCTAACACCTAGATGGCCATGTTCTATACATTGTTCAATGTGTTGGACCAAATCAAAATAGATGAAATCTTGTACTAGGAAAATACAAACTAAAATTATTTAACATCGAAGGTAGTCTTTGGCATATATtacaaaacaataaaaaaaattggttaaCGAAACAATACGCGCATATATtacaaaacaataaaaaaataaaattggttaACGAAACAAtacgcgccaggtaggggtcgAACCTACGACCTTCTGCTTAGGAAACAGACGCTCTATCCACTGAGCTACAGGCGCTCAGTGTTTGAGCATtgaaacaaattttaaatgaagcGTTAACCTATCATTGCCCCCACAATTTCCCCTTCCTTGTACACACGCGACGCGAGCGGCGAGCTGTTACGATCTAAAGAGAAGCTCTccgcttcgccggcgccgctccccccACCCCCGCGCGCGGAAGATTGTCCTCGTGGCGGAGCGCGTGCTGCGGCTGTTGTGCTGCACAGCCGCCGGGCACCACATTTgcagcagcgccgcctccgccgcactCGTCCATCGCCGGAGCTtccgctagggtttcggcgagccggggggaggggggggggggggggtgaggtgggccgtccgccgccgcctccgcggagTTCCTGCCTGATGACTGGATCACGCAGGTTTACTGACTAAAAACCGTCTGTTTTACTGACTTTGTTTGGTTTGCTGGTGTAATTTCTTCTCTTTATCTGTTGATGTTTTTCATGTTTTCTGTTCTTGCGTATCTACATATTTGTATTCTGTACATCATTGTAGATAAATCTCACATTTGTATTCGCTCAAATCTAAAAATGTACATGCACATAATCTTGATACCCAAACTTTGTAGGAAGACTCCGTCTGTTTTGGGCTTTTCTCTAAAGCCGGGTAATGAAATTTGcctgagataaaaaaaaaaaaaaactttgtaggAAGATTTTGTATGCTATGCAATCTTACTACCGTTAAATGTATTCATTCAAAACACAATAAAGGAAATGGCTTTCATTACACCATCAAGCCAAACAAAGTTTAGGATTGCTTGAATCTGATTCCATTAACAGTTTTATTTGATTCAGTTACCATTTGCGTTTACAGACTCTAACCAAACACCACCCGACTGATTTCGCTCGCCTCTTCCTCATCCCCATCAGTCATGATCCAGGCCGTGATGGTGATGAGCACGCAGGGCAAGCCGCGCCTCCTCAAGTTCTACAGCTACCAGGTTTCGATTCTACCCCGTTCACCCAACCCTCCAATCTTCGCCCACCCGACAAGTGCTGGGTCAATTTCCCCACCCAAGACCAATAGCAGCTTACGTGATTGACGAAATGCTTTTGACCACTTTGCTCTCCTCTTCTATCTATTCTCTGCTTCATGGATTGGTTATTGGATGCAGCCCCCCGAGAAGCATCAGGACCTCGTCCGCGGCGTCTTCCAGTGTATGTATCACCCACAGTCTACTTTCCTGCTCTTCACCTTTTGTATACGATTATACGTAGTATGCTTGATTTGTGAAGCACGTTTTGCAGTGTTGTCTGCAAGGCCGGACAGTGTCAGCAATTTCGTCAAGGTTGATGCAATCTTTGGACCGGTAATGAACCCTCTCCAAGACTGATCTTGTAATAAATCTTGCTAAAATACAAGCATATGCTGGAACTGACATAGGAATTTTTGAAAGCTCCTTGCTCTAATGTCAGTTGATTTCTCTCGTTTGTTATGTAACCTGCCACTATCTTAGACTTTTAGTCAATCTGTATGCAATTGCAAACactttctgcaaaaaaaaaaaagtaaaggaaaaaaaactgacGTCTGTACAAGTTCATGCTTCCTCATGAAATTTACTGTTTGTCTGTTTCTCTTCTATATGTCAGTCAAACTGTAGCAAGGAAACAAACAACTTTTTTAGCGATTTGTATATGATAGCATGATggtcaaccttttcttttgCACTTTCAGGGAGCGAAATTGGTCTACAAACATTTGGCCACATTGTACTTTGTTTTTGTCTTTGATAGCTCTGAAAATGAACTTGCGGTGCTTGATCTTGTACAAGGTAATCTGGTGCCTTATTGATGAAACTGTTTATTAGTTACTGCAATTGTTTGACTCATGTGACATGCCAACAAGGCAACAACCATACAGTCATGGTTTACACTCGCATGCCAAAAATAATTGTTATGTTCATGTTCGATCTTACTACATGCTTGTTCAGTTGTTTGACCTGCCTTATTTTACATGTTTATTGTAATGTCACTTGCGCTTCTTTATATCAATTCCTCTTTTAGATTCAAACTCATAGCTGATGACTGTGGCACTTATTTCAGTTTCAGTGTTCATACATTACTATTTACTAGTATTTAGCACTCTCTCAATAATTGATGGTTTGCTACTCCTCAAATCCCAACCCCAAACATGCACTGTTTGTTCGTCCAATGCTGGGTAGCTGCTGAACTACTCAGCTCTTTTCACTTCTGTTAAGTTCACTTTAACTCCCCGTTTTATCAGCCATGATTGCAGCAGATCAATTAATCTGTAGAAAACTTTATCTTGTGCACAGTTTTTGTTGAAACATTGGACAGATGCTTCAAGAATGTGTGTGAGCTTGACATCGTATTTAACTTCAACAAGGTAAAGTGATTCTCATGTTTTGATCCTTTTACTTTGAATATGCTCCATTGAGGCTGAGCTTGAAGAATATAAAAGGGTCAAGTTCATAAAACATGCTTATGGTCCTTTACAAGAGAGGACCAATATTGTTTTGCTAGTAAGTTAGTTTGTTTTGTTAGTACACAAATGGTAAATAAAAAGTAACACTGGAAATTTTGttgcggagagagagagagagagagagctagggGCTAAGCCCACACCTTTGGTAATGCTGCCCTCAGTCGTCAATACCAAACATTACAACAATTCATCTCAACTGTCTTTGCTCGTGTCATAGtgatgattgtttttttttaacggaagtGTCATAGTGATGATTGTTACTGCTTAAAGGTAATCACTATTTTTATTAGGCTAATTGAAATATCAAATGCAGCTGCATACAATTTTAGATGAAATGATACTTGGGGGACAAGTGATTGAAACAAGTTCAGAGCAAATAATGAGATCTGTCGAAGAGATTGCAAGGTTCTTACTTCCTGCTGCCTTCCCCTTGCACATGTTGCGTGCATGTTTACATGTAATCCTAACAGTATTCGTTTCTTGACGCAGGCTGGAGAAACAGTCAAACACAACCAGCCTCATACCGAAGTCGATTTCAGAGCGTTTCAGCCGTTGAGCCGTGAGAGCTTCACTCATGTTATGGACAGAAACTTTGAATGCGTGAGCAGAAGAAATCAGATTGCATTTTTCTCCAGTCGCGTTGCGATTCTCTCAAGTCGCGAGCATCTACCATTTGACATGAACATGAGAGCTTGTAGCCATCGTGAATATCTCTGTGTATCCCGCATGAAATTGAATATGTGACCTGAAACGTGAATTCTTCAGTACTATCTGGTTTGCTTGCCGATTGCCAGTTGAGGCATCGTGTCTCCTAGACAAGAAAAATCATACTAGCCTGTTTCTCCTTCGGCTGATGATATCTGTGCTGTTTTTGATACAATGTTGTTCTTGGAAAATTGCGAAGGCCGTTGTGTTTTCTTCTGAATTCGATGTCTGATGCATTTAtcgtttctccaacaagagttggatgaagatgaagatgaagattttGGTGACACgcatttcaaactgctaaacggtgtactAAACGGTCTGTTTCAtgcaaaaactttatatatgaaagttattctaaaatattagattaatccatttttcaagttcgtaataattaaaacttaatcacacgttattactaCCTCGTTTTACATGAAAcactttatcttcatcttcattttcaagagattcaaacaccactattGTCTTTTGTTCTCAGAGCTCCATTGGTTGACTtaataaaccaaaataaaagttaaaatttgaatttttaaagttgattttaagatgttTTCAACGCAATTTCTCTTTAgcgttggcttttaagtcactacgaacaaacatataaaagttttacctataatttttttatttcctaataaactGTTTTGATTTATTAGGGAATATTGTCAACCAATGAAACTGAAAAATTCTACGGGTTGTTTCGCTAGACAGTTTTATCACCAGGACGAGGTAGACAATTTTATCACCGGGACGAATTGAGTCGTACTGCCTCTGTCCCTTAAATaactaatttagtattgaaTATAACATATTATTCTACTGTAAATTTTGATTAGGTTGGGTTTCGATGTGACCGAGGGACGAGGCTTGAGTACGTACCGCGTGAGTAtttccctcttttcttttcttttttttctcgtccTCTCGCCTCTCGCTCTCTCCGACGAAACCCCAAAATTTTCTGAGGGaagcaagcggcggcgcacggagtCCCCTCCCTCCCCAATCTGCAACGAACTCGaagggccgcggcggcggcgtacgccGGTGAATCAGGTTCCCGCGGCGGAGCCGTGCTCCACCCCCGCGCTCCCATGAGCGATCTCCGCGAACTCGGCATGCGGCGGGAGCCGTCGAGGGCTGAGGTGGTGGGGCGTGCCAAGGACGACGGGGACTTCGACGCGCTCCGCCGCGCCATCATCCGCAAGGTCAAGGACAACGTAAGCTCCCATCATACGCTCCCCACTTTCCCCCTCGTATACCGCAGGATTTGCTGTAAGGGGTCGCTCTAGATTGAAACCCTCGCTGAGAATTGCGTTGATCCTGCGTTTGGTATGGGGTCACTGACAGTATAGCCGCGATTGGGTGGATTCGATTTTCCTGAAGTCATCCATGGGGACAGTGGATTTAGCATAGATCATCCTGCATTATCTCAACTTCAGGCGAACTGCAATGTGCCTTCTTGTGTTAAGTTTGACATTGGGTGTGAATGTATATGCTCTGAGCAGGTCTGTTCTCATGAATTACCAGAACTACGTGATTCAAGTTTTATCAGGAATGTAACCAATCGTATGTTGCTGTAGCAACGCATTTAGAACTTGATAATATATTCGGAGGAAATTTGGAACTTAAGAAAATTTTGCAGCTTCTGTTTGTGTGCTTTACTTCATTACTACATTGTTTGGTAACCTTGCATATCTTATACAGTCATCTATTGACATGAATGTGAGTAGGGTTGCGCCTTTGTTCGTCATAAATGAGTCATATTGATTACCAGCTTATTCATATCATCGGAAATTGTGTTTCAGGTCCATATATTCTTACATTGTCCAATGAAACCATTGCGTCCTTAATAGTCATTTTACTTTGTCCATGTGAGTAGTAAAGTTGGAAATTTTCTTGTAGTAGCATTGTGTTTTCTAGTTTTGGTGTTGGGAATTGGGAAGCATACACAATTACACATTGTTGAGATATCTTTCTATTATACTGGTGGGTTAACCAAGGCGTTGCTGCAGGAATTTGAACCGACTAATTGTGTAAAAAAACAAGGAAATTTGCAAGTATTGGTTAAAGATGGTGTGGCCGTTGGGCTGTCAGACATCTAATGGCTGAAACAATTATGATGACCTGGCTCAATGTGAGGGCTTCTTCATAGCcataaggccattcccaacccaagacactagtcatagttttcataaactctacatcatcaagaaactagtactagatttcaatgcaaacaccactttttcatacttaaatttaatgctacttatctcacatgatgtcttggatgttgtgtagaaaccatgtctcatgcaagacctggttttcttctctttcctcatttattcacttggcACATCATCTTTCATCCTAGGTggtagcttatttaatgctatggacatcatcctagtcattgggttgggaatggcctaagtTAACTGCAATTAGTGGATTGTACTTATATAGATAGTAAGGATtataatagataaataaaagataaatgTGTTGTAGGGCTGTGTCAAAAGGGATACAGTGAATGGATTGAAGAACCAAGCGCCCCATAACCCCATTGAAGGTTGAAGATAGTCTCATTTTATGCCATAAATTTGTCATGCCTTCATTGTTATTTATGTGGAAGAGGTAACTAGTACCCAAGACGTTTGTAGCACCCCACCGCTGTGACTGTAAACGTGTTCCTATGATATATACTAATATCCCACAACTGTAAACTTGTAAATGCATCCCATGACTGCAAAAAAGAGTTGTATCCTAGAGTatagaatttgttttttataataGTCTTGGCTTCATACTGATTTGCCTGCAAACAAGGCTGAAAGTTTAGTACGTATCACTCTGATTTACATACTATGGCCCAATAGCATACAGGTATGAGCCAGATAAGTCCTAATGTTGTGTAGTTCCATAAGTTTGTGTGTATTATATGTACAGCCAGCATACATGGTTAACCAAGCTTAGTGTGCCTCACTCTGATTTGCATACTGTGGCCTAGCAGCACACATACTGTGAGCCAGATAAGTTTTAAATGCTGTGTTTCTATAAGTTTATGTGTATTATATGTACATCCAGCATACATGGTTAATCAAGCTTAGCATGTTTCACTCTGATTTACTGCTGGCCTAGCAGAAGCACACATCTGAAGACCAGATAAGACCTTAATGCTGTGTAGTTGTATAAGTTGGCTGCAATTTATTTTCATGCAGGAGGTGCTACGCAGCAACATAATTGCAGAGGTGAAGCAGTCAGTGGTAATAAATGAAGATGGCTCTGAAAAGTTAAAGCTGAAAGATCTTTCTGATGCGATTTACCAAGATATCGGGTAAGCTGAACAACtacattttagtttttctttattgTTGTTTTTTACTACACCGGACTAGATATCAATAATGTGATATGTTATTGTGATGTGCTTTCGAACCaggagcaaaataatgggtcaAATCTCAGACGAGATATGGGGTGTCATCCTATCAAATGAAATTGATATCCGAGGAACTTCTGAAACTGTCTACAATAGAATGATGAACCCTGAGCAGCAGCAGGACCCTCCTTCAAAGAAACTGAAGAGGAATGCCAAAGAGGAGCAAGTGTCCCCAGCAAAAGCATCAACTTCTGTTGCAGTCCAGCTGGAAGATGATGATCCAGAGGAACCACCAGGATTTGGTTTCAGTGATCATCAGCGCAGCAACATCATGGCAactcagcagcagcagtcgTCAAATACTGAGAATCATAACCAAGTGAAACCAAATGAAGGTGAGCCCAACGCCGTTAGCTGCCCTGgggatgatgatgaggaggatcCTGATGTGCCTCCTGGGTTTGGTTAACATCCTGCAATCTTCTATTGTGGTGTGATCTGTGATGTTTCTTGTCAACACTAAGAAAAATGATTTAGTTTACATTTGCTGCTCGAGGGGTTCATTTGAATATTGAATCATGAAACCGATATGATTGGGATGAGTTCATGTTGCTCCTAGCTTCAGCCTCTTATTTATGAGGGAACAAATGGGCATTTAAGCGATCAGTACCTCACTGGATTCTTTCTGAGCGTGATCTTCAGTTTGTGCTTCCTGTGACTCTGACACTCTGTATCAGGTTCGCCTATTGTTGAAAGCCTGCAAAGAGAGTTTATATAGCCCATGGGCTATGCTGAGGCTGAGCTTCCAGGATGCATTTGAGGCCCATCAACTCCTGGGCAATGAGAATTCAAGGATTCAGATTTCAGACATCAGAATCTCCATCCTGAAACTgggaaatttttaaatatttcagaattggCAGGGAGCTTGCAGCAACATAGCCTTACATATGACAGAATCATATGGCATGGTTCCTCCAGTACAGTACAGGCATAATATACTAGTATACAATTAAGATTGCCCTGTCTGCTAAAGCTGGCCTAAGTGATGGTTTTGGTGACGTCAATTGGTCAAAGCATTGCTGCACTTAACAAGGAAAAATGGTGACCCTGTCGACATGGATCATAATTAAAGTATGAACCACATCACATATCAGTATGTCCTGGGCATCATACGGCGGCTTggaacaaaattataaaaagacaatggcaagttctttttttccctgGATGGTTTGAACAATACATCGAGTGCGAATCAACAGGACTACAGCTATATAGCAGAAATGGTccattcaaaatttgaaacaagTCCGTCGCAGTACAATTTTGCAGGCGTTCGATTGTTTGAACTCAACTCAATTCTACATGTTCATCCATGAAACAGCAGCGAACCAAAACCCATGTCTCATCAGAGATGAAAATTTCAGAGCTCACTCGAATACAGCACGATCAAATGCATCATTGATCCTCATCTTCTGCTACTTGCTACAACGACAAACAGTACACCCTCGACTGGTCAGGGAGGATGCCTACGAATAATCAAGCAGGAGACAGGGCTTCCTGTGCGTGACGTGGCTCTCGTTTAGACCCTTGTGatggcctagctagctagctagatctaTGCATGGATTGGAAGCTGGCCATTGGAAGAGCATGAGCTCTCCAGTCTTGATGCAATCAGCTTGGAATCAGGGAACACCGGAACACTGGATGGAGTAGGTACATGGTCATATGCTGCTACTATAACATATTGTAGGCTAGTACTACTGCTagttcttcctctttttttttttttgtgtgtgtgtgtaactTTGGCCGCTCAGAAACGCCTTGAGACATTATTccttcctactccctccgtcctaaaaaaaggcaaaccttgaattttcatgtccaactttgattgtccgtctcatatgaaatttttttataattcttattttcattgttgttagatgataaaacatgattaatattttatgcgtgatttgtctttttaatttttttcataattttttcaaataagacggacggtcaaacgttgggcacagaaaccagggtttgtctttttttttttttgggatggagggagtacttgctaCTGCATGTTTATTCCCCAAGGACACATCTGTTACagcattctattttttttatgtatgtatgtaaCATGCCATTCTATCAAAGTGAGTGACCTCCACTTGCCCTTGTCCTAACCTTTTCGAGCTCTTCTTTTTACTTGCTTGCTGTCTTCCTCTTCTCTGCACCAACAGCTAATTTTGCTCCCTCGCCCATGACCTGAAGAATCAGATCAAATCGATcaccctttcttttcttttacatCACTGACTAAAGGTATTCCCTATGGTTATACTACTATACTTTATACTATTATGTGTGCATAGGACAAGTAATTATATTAGTAAAACTATGAACTAGTAGCTTTCTTTTGTGGACTGACATCATGTGCATGCAATTCATTAACCTATCAGTTGTTATGCCGTCTACGCAACAATTTTGTAAGCAGGTTATCACCACGAATAGAAGAACATACTGTACTTTTTtgtactgcatgcatgcatgttgaaTTCAAAGTTGCTGGATTTATATTCCACCATCATGCATGAGCTGACATTGCTACCAATTTTTCCTGTTTCTCCAGGGAAATGGAGCTGAAAGCTGCTTGTCAAACCTCAAATTATAGTACCTTGTTGCGTATGTGTGCAAGCGACGACAGGGGCATCGAGTGTGTATTGCAAGATAGCCTGCGGCAACGCTCATGGCATTGGCATTTCACCGTTGCCTGGATCATTGCATCTGCTGCATCGTCTTGGACGGGTCCTGATCACAAGTCAGGAAGCAGCCAATGGATGAACGAGAACACTGTCGATGATCACCTCTTGGACCAAGCAGAAATGCCCGGAGCTTCGTCTCCGAGATGGATGATTTCGACGTAAACTATGTTGTGTCCGTACGTGTGTCTAGCATTGCAATGGACAAGAAgagagtatatatgtataggtacatgtgtctctctctgtctttaGTCTCTAGCTATAGTTCTTTACACATCGGTGAAGACTGAAGAACCACTCTTTCCTGAACATCATGCTATGTCTGTTCACCAGCTGTTCATGTTAGCGACGGCTGTCCCCGCGTGattatgtatgtgtatataatGTAGGTGATGTTTTTCCCTTGTCAATTAGCTGCCGGTTTGTACGTTCGTACAATCGTACTACATGACGGAATGAGCAAGCCATTAATTTGTTCTTACTTTCGTGCATCCACGCAACGGAACTGTATTCCATGAGAGGCGATTCAGTTTGATACGGGGCCCGTTTGATTCGTTTTTAGTACTAATCTTGCAAGCGATGTCCTCTTGTTTACTGTAATTTTTCTTTA from Oryza glaberrima chromosome 3, OglaRS2, whole genome shotgun sequence carries:
- the LOC127766770 gene encoding AP-3 complex subunit sigma encodes the protein MIQAVMVMSTQGKPRLLKFYSYQPPEKHQDLVRGVFQLLSARPDSVSNFVKVDAIFGPGAKLVYKHLATLYFVFVFDSSENELAVLDLVQVFVETLDRCFKNVCELDIVFNFNKLHTILDEMILGGQVIETSSEQIMRSVEEIARLEKQSNTTSLIPKSISERFSR
- the LOC127766769 gene encoding uncharacterized protein LOC127766769, which codes for MSDLRELGMRREPSRAEVVGRAKDDGDFDALRRAIIRKVKDNEVLRSNIIAEVKQSVVINEDGSEKLKLKDLSDAIYQDIGSKIMGQISDEIWGVILSNEIDIRGTSETVYNRMMNPEQQQDPPSKKLKRNAKEEQVSPAKASTSVAVQLEDDDPEEPPGFGFSDHQRSNIMATQQQQSSNTENHNQVKPNEGEPNAVSCPGDDDEEDPDVPPGFG